A stretch of DNA from Micromonospora sp. NBC_01813:
TCAGCAGGCACTGCGTCCCCGAGCGGACCCCAGTGGCTTTCATGGCGGCTCGCCCGACAGCTCCAGCTTGCATACAGCTCAGCTCGCACACAGCTCAGCCGGATACACCTGACCCTGCACATCTCAGCCTTCAACGGGAGCAGCCGGACCGTGGCCGACCGATTGATCATCCGTGGCGCGCGTGAGCACAACCTCCGCGACGTCAGTCTCGACCTGCCCCGTGACGCGCTGATCGTGTTCACCGGGCTCTCCGGCTCCGGCAAGTCCAGCCTTGCCTTCGACACGATCTTCGCCGAAGGGCAGCGGCGGTACGTGGAGTCACTGTCGTCGTACGCGCGGCAGTTCCTCGGCCAGATGGACAAACCGGACGTCGACTTCATCGAAGGGCTTTCGCCGGCGGTCTCGATCGACCAGAAGTCCACCTCCCGCAACCCGCGCTCGACGGTCGGCACGATCACCGAGGTCTACGACTACCTGCGGCTGCTGTTCGCCCGGGTCGGTGAGCCGCACTGCCCGGTCTGCGGGGAGCGGATCTCCCGGCAGACCCCGCAGCAGATCGTGGACCGGGTCCTGGCGATGCCGGCGGGCACCCGGTTCATGGTGCTCGCCCCGGTGGTGCGCGGCCGCAAGGGCGAGTACGTCGACCTCTTCGCCGACCTGCAGGCCAAGGGGTACGCCCGGGCCCGGGTCGACGGCGTGGTGCACCCGCTGACCGAGCCGCCGAAGCTCAAGAAGCAGGAGAAGCACACCATCGAGGTGGTCGTCGACCGGCTCACCGTCAAGGACGGCGCCCGGCGGCGGCTGACCGACTCGGTGGAGTCCGCGCTCGGCCTGGCCGGCGGCATCGTGCTGCTCGACTTCGTCGACCTCGCCGAGGACGACCCGGGCCGGGAGCGGCGCTACTCCGAACACCTCGCCTGCCCGAACGACCACCCGTTGGCGATCGAGGACCTGGAGCCGCGGGTCTTCTCCTTCAACGCGCCGTACGGTGCCTGCCCGGAGTGCGTCGGGCTGGGCACCAAGAAAGAGGTCGACGCCGAGCTCGTCGTCCCGGACATCGAGCGCACCCTGCGTGACGGGGCGATCCAGCCGTGGTCCGGCGGGCAGACCCAGGAGTACTTCCTGCGGCTGCTCGCCGCGCTCGGTGAGGCCGAGCACTTCGACCTGGACACGCCGTGGCGCAAGTTGCCCAGCCGGGCCCAGAAGACGGTCCTCTACGGCTCCGACGACCAGGTGCACGTGCGCTACCGCAACAAGTACGGCCGGGAGCGTTCCTACTACACCGGCTTCGAAGGCGTGATCCAGTGGATCGAGCGGCGGCACACCGACACCGAGTCGGAGTGGTCACGGGACAAGTACGAGGGGTACATGCGGGACGTGCCGTGTGGATCCTGCGGCGGTGCCCGGCTCAAGCCCGAGGTGCTGGCGGTCACCGTGGCCGACCGCAACATCGCCGAGGTGACGGCGCTGTCCGTCGGTGACTGCGCCGACCTGCTCGCCGGCCTGGTGCTCACCGACCGGCAGAAGCTTATCGCCGAACGGGTGCTCAAGGAGATCAACGCCCGGCTGCGGTTCCTGGTCGACGTCGGCCTGGACTACCTGTCATTGGACCGGCCGGCCGGCACCCTCTCCGGCGGTGAGGCACAGCGGATCCGACTCGCCACCCAGATCGGCTCCGGCCTGGTTGGCGTGCTGTACGTGCTCGACGAGCCGTCGATCGGCCTGCACCAGCGGGACAACCACCGGCTGATCGAGACCCTGGTGCGGCTGCGCGGGCTCGGCAACACGCTGATCGTCGTCGAGCACGACGAGGACACCATCCGGACCGCCGACTGGATTGTCGACATCGGGCCCGGTGCCGGTGAGCACGGCGGCCGGATCGTGCACAGCGGCTCGGTGCAGGAGCTGCTGGCCAGCGAGGAGTCGTTGACCGGGGCGTACCTGTCCGGTCGGCGGGTCATCCCGGTGCCGGCCAGCCGGCGTCCGCTGACCGCCGGGCGGGAGCTGGTCGTGCACGGGGCGCGGGAGCACAATCTGCGCAACCTGACGGTGCCGGTCCCACTGGGCCAGCTCGTCGCGGTCACCGGCGTCAGCGGGTCTGGCAAGTCGACCCTGGTCAACGACATCCTCTACACCGTGCTGGCCAACCAGATCAACAACGCCCGACTGGTGCCCGGCCGGCACAACAGGATCAGCGGCCTGGAGCAGGTGGACAAGGTCGTCGGGGTCGACCAGTCGCCGATCGGCCGTACGCCGCGGTCGAACCCGGCGACGTACACCGGGGTCTTCGACCACGTCCGCCGGTTGTTCGCCGAGACCACCGAGGCCAAGGTACGCGGCTACGGTCCGGGGCGGTTCTCCTTCAACGTCAAGGGCGGTCGCTGCGAATCCTGTTCCGGCGACGGCACGATCAAGATCGAGATGAACTTCCTGCCGGACGTCTACGTGCCCTGCGAGGTCTGCAAGGGCGCCCGGTACAACCGGGAGACCCTCGAGGTCCACTACAAGGGCCGCACCATCGCCGAGATCCTGCAGATGCCGATCGAGGAGGCCGCCGACTTCTTCGAGGCCATCCCGGCGATCCACCGGCACCTGAAGACCCTGGTCGACGTCGGCCTGGGTTACGTGCGGCTCGGCCAGCCCGCGCCGACCCTGTCCGGTGGCGAGGCCCAGCGGGTCAAGCTCGCCTCCGAGCTGCAGAAGCGGTCGACCGGGCGGACCATCTACGTGCTCGACGAGCCGACCACCGGGCTGCACTTCGAGGACATCCGCAAGCTGCTGACCGTGCTTTCCGGCCTGGTCGACAAGGGCAACACCGTGGTCGTGATCGAGCACAACCTCGACGTGATCAAGACCGCGGACTGGTTGATCGACATGGGTCCGGAGGGCGGCCACCGGGGCGGTACGGTGGTGGCGACCGGCACCCCGGAGGAGGTCGCCGAGGTGGCCGAGAGCCACACCGGGCAGTTCCTGCGCGGCGTGCTCGGCCTGACCGGGGCACCGGCCGGCGCCCCGGCGGCGACGTCGCGTGCGGCCAAGGCCAACGGCACCCCGGCCAAGTCCGCCGGCAAATCGGCCGGTGCACCGGCACGCACCAGCAAGGCGACCGCCGGGACGCCCCGGGCGCCCCGCAAGGCCGCCGTACCCAGTCGTCATTGAACCGGCACCAGCCGCACCGCTGCCGTCAAACCGGGATGAACCGTTCGTGATTCGCGTCCGTGTCTACTGGCGTGGCCACGGACGACCAGCCGTGGCAACCAACAAGGAGGTCCCACCGCATGACTGAGCACCAGACGACGACCGACGCCAACCCGACCAGCCGCCGTGCGCTGCTGATCGGCGTGGGTGGGGTCGGGGCGACCGTCGCGCTGGCCGCATGTGGCACCGGCAACGACGACGACCTGGGCAGCGGCGGCACGAACGCGCCGGCCGGCAACGACCAGTCCACCGGCTCGGACGGCGGCAGTTCGGACGGCGGCGGCGAGACCGGTTCCGGTGGCGAAGGGCTCACCACCAGCCAGGTGCCGGTCGGTGGCGGGATCATCCTCGCCGACCAGGGCGTCGTGGTCACTCAGCCAGCCGCAGGCGAGTTCAAGGCGTTCAGCAATGTCTGCACCCACCAGGGGTGCCCGGTCGCCAACCTCGACGGTGGCACCATCAACTGCACCTGCCACTTCAGCAGCTTTTCCATCGAGGACGGCTCGGTGCTTTCCGGCCCCGCCCCGTCGCCGCTGGAGGAGAAGGCCGTCTCCGTCGATGGCGAGGCCATCACGGTGGCGTGACGCCGGCCGGCTCGTGGCCGCCGGGTGCGTGCGGCACCCGGCGGCCGCGAGCCGGCCAGCCTGTCACAGCCCTGCACTACGCTGGCGGCGATGGCAGATCCGTCCAGCTACCGCCCCGCCCCCGGCACGATCCCGGACGCCCCCGGCGTCTACCGGTTCCGTGACCCCACCGGCCGGGTCATCTACGTCGGCAAGGCCAAGAGCCTGCGCAGCCGACTCAACTCCTACTTCGGCGACCTCTGGCAGCTGCACCAACGCACCCAGCAGATGGTCACCACCGCGGCCGCGGTCGACTGGGTGACCGTCGGCAGCGAGGTCGAGGCGCTGCAGCTGGAGTACCTCTGGATCAAGGAGTACGACCCCCGGTTCAACGTCCGCTACCGCGACGACAAGTCGTATCCCTACCTGGCGGTCACCCTCGACGAGGAGTTCCCCCGGCTGCAGGTCATGCGGGGCGCGAAACGCAAAGGGGTGCGCTACTTCGGGCCGTACTCGCACGCCTGGGCGATCCGGGAGACCCTCGACCTGCTGCTGCGGGTCTTTCCCGCCCGGACCTGCTCGGCCGGGGTTTTCAAACAGGCGGGTCACGTCGGGCGACCCTGCCTGCTCGGTGACATCGGCAAATGCTCGGCACCGTGCGTCGGGCGCGTCGACGCCGCCGACCACCGGGCGATCGTCGACGATTTCTGCGACTTCATGGCCGGGCGCACCGACACGATGGTGCGGCGCCTGGAGCGGGAGATGCGCGACGCCTCCGACGCGTTGGAGTTCGAGCGGGCCGCCCGGCTGCGCGACGACGTCGCCGCGCTGCGCAAGGCGATGGAGAAACAGACCGTCGTGCTCGGCGACGGCACCGACGCCGACGTGGTCGCCTTCGCCGAGGACCCCCTCGAAGCCGCCGTGCAGGTGTTCCACGTGCGTGGCGGCCGGGTGCGTGGCCAGCGCGGCTGGGTGGTGGAGAAGGTCGAGGAGCTGACCACGGCCGACCTGGTGCACCACTTCTGTACCCAGGTGTACGGCCCGGAACAGGGCGAGACCGACGTGCCCCGGGAGTTGCTGGTGCCCGAGTTGCCGGCGGACGCGCCGGCCCTGGCCGACTGGCTCAGCGACCGCCGGGGCAGCCGGGTGACGCTGCGGGTGCCGCAGCGCGGCGACAAACGCGCGCTGATGGAAACGGTTGGCCGCAACGCCGGCGAGGCACTGACCCGGCACAAGCTGCGCCGAGCCAGCGACCTGACCACCCGGGGGCAGGCGTTGGAGGAGATCGCCGAAGCGCTCGGGCTGGCCACCGCGCCGCTGCGCATCGAGTGCTTCGACGTCTCCCAGATCCAGGGCACCGACGTGGTGGCCAGCCTGGTGGTGTTCGAGGACGGCCTGCCACGCAAGGCCGAGTACCGGCGGTTCGCGGTGCGGGGAGCCACCGACGACCTGTCCGCGATGAGCGAGGTGCTGCGCAGACGCTTCGCCCGCCACCGCCCGACCGCGTCGCCGGCGGAGACGGCGGAGCCGCCGGTGCCGGTGGCGCAGGAGCCGCCGCCGGCAGTCGACCCGCAGACCGGGCGGCCACGCAGGTTCGCGTACCCGCCGCAGTTGATCGTCGTCGACGGCGGCGCCCCGCAGGTCCAGGCCGCCGCCACGGTCCTGGCCGAGCTCGGCGTCGACGACGTGGCGCTGTGTGGCCTGGCGAAACGACTGGAGGAGGTCTGGCTGCCCGCCGACGACTACCCGGTCATCCTGCCGCGCACATCCGAAGGGCTGTACCTGCTGCAGCGGATCCGCGACGAAGCACACCGCTTCGCGATCAGCTACCACCGGCAGCGCCGGTCGAAACGGATGATCGCCTCCGGGCTGGACGAGGTGCCCGGGCTCGGTGACGTGCGTCGTAAGGCCCTGCTGAAACACTTCGGATCGGTACGCCGACTCGCCGCCGCCACCGTCGAGGAGATCACCGAGGTGCCCGGCATCGGGCGGCGTACCGCTGAGACGATCATCGCTCAGCTCGCCGGGTCGTCGGATACCGACCAGGATCGCCCCTAGAATCCATCTGTGGTGTCGACCGGCGCGCATCCGGCGTGCGGCGCACCCGGGGGCGGGAGGACCGTGAGGCAGCACAGCCTGAGTTCGGGAGACGACGTCACCCGCGACACCGCCGGCGCGGGCGACAGCCCGCCGGCCGGTGACGACGGGCCGGCCGTCGGCGCGGCCGGTGACGATCTGGCCAGTAGCGCGGTGCACGACGGTGAGCCCGCTGAGCACACCGCCGAGCAGGACGAAGCCCGGCTGGTGGTGGTGACCGGTGTCTCCGGCGGTGGCCGCAGCACCGTCGCCCGCGCGCTCGAGAACGTCGGCTACTACGTGGTGGACAACCTGCCGCAGGCGCTGCTGCTCGACATGGCCGAGCTGGCCATGCGGGCCGGTGGCGCGGCCCGGCGTACCGCCATGGTGCTCGACGTGCGCAGCCGCGCCTTCTCCACCGACCTGGTCGGGGCGATCCGGGCCCTCAAGGAGCGCGGCTACCAGCCCCGGGTGGTCTTCGTCGACGCCGCCGGCGACGTGCTGATCCGCCGGTTCGAAAGCGTCCGGCGCTCCCACCCACTGCAGGGCGACGGACGGCTGGCCGACGGGATCGCCGCCGAGCGGGAGCTGCTCGCCGAGGCCCGCGACCAGGCCGACGTGATCATCGACACCTCCCACCTCAACGAGAATCAGCTCCGCCGCCGGGTCGAGGAGCTGTTCGGCGGCGAGGACGCCCGACGGCTGCGGGTCACCGTGCTCTCCTTCGGCTTCAAGTACGGCCTGCCGCCGGACGCCGACTTCGTGATCGACGCGCGTTTCCTGCCCAACCCGTACTGGGTGCCGGAGCTGCGGGAGTACACCGGCCGGGAGCCGTCGGTCAGCGGCTACGTGCTCGGCCAGACCGGTGCCGACGACTTCGTCCGCAACTACGCGGAGCTGATCAGCGCCACCACCTCCGGCTTCGAGCGGGAAGGCAAGCGGTACCTGACCGTGGCGGTCGGCTGCACCGGCGGCAAACACCGCAGTGTGGCGATCGCCGAGGAGCTCGCCGTACGGCTGCGGCAGGCCCGGCTGTCGGTCAACGCCCAGCACCGTGACCTGGGGCGCGAGTGAGCGCACTTCGCGTGGTGGCCTTCGGCGGCGGGCACGGGCTGGCCGCCTCGCTGCGTGGGCTGCGGCACGCCGGCGCCGATCTGGAGCTGGATCTGACCGCGGTGGTGACCGTCGGCGACGACGGGGGATCCAGCGGCCGGCTGCGCGCCGACCGGGGCGCGCTGCCGCCGGGCGACCTGCGTCAGGCACTCGCCGCGCTGGCCGGGCCGGAGCCGGCCGACCAGCTGACCGCCGAGTTGTTCCAGCACCGGTTCGTGCCGGTGCCGGGCGAGGCACCGCCCGGTGACCGCCCCGACCCGCTCACCGGGCACGCCGTCGGCAACCTGGTGCTCTGCGGCCTGATGGAGCTGCTCGGCGACCCGGTCGTCGCCCTCGACCACGTCGGCGCGCTGCTCGGCGCCACCGGGCGGGTGCTGCCGATGTCCTGCGAGCCGGTGTCGATCGAAGCGGACGTGCGCGGCGGTGATCCGCGCCGGCCCCGCGAGGTGGCCACCATCAGCGGCCAGCACGCGGTCGCGGTCACCCGGGGGCGGGTCGAGTCGGTGCGGTTGTTGCCGAAGACCCCCGGTGCCTGCCGGCCGGCGGTCGAGGCGGTCCGCCGCGCCGACTGGCTGATCTTCGGGCCGGGCAGCTGGTACACCAGTGTCATCCCGCACCTGCTGGTGCCCGACCTGGCCGCCGCGATCGTGGCGAGCCCGGCCCGCCGGCTGGTCACCCTCAACCTGGCGGCCGAGAAGGAGACCCTCGGCCTGTCGGTCGCCGACCACCTCGCCGCGTTGAGCTGGTACCTGCCGGAGCTGCGGGTCGACACGGTGCTCGCCGACGGCAAGGCGGTCGGCGATCCCGACCCGGTGGCCCGTGCGGCAGAATCGCTGGGTGCACGTCTGACGCTCGCCCCGCTGGCGGTCGTCGACGGCAGCCCCCGGCACGATCCTGTCGCGCTGGGGGCCGCACTGGTGCCTGTCCTGGGCTCCGCTCGTTAAGCACGTACGTATCGGCACCCGCCGTCAAACCGGCCCCCGTGAGGTGAATGACTATGGCGATGACCGCTGCCGTCAAGGACG
This window harbors:
- the uvrC gene encoding excinuclease ABC subunit UvrC, yielding MADPSSYRPAPGTIPDAPGVYRFRDPTGRVIYVGKAKSLRSRLNSYFGDLWQLHQRTQQMVTTAAAVDWVTVGSEVEALQLEYLWIKEYDPRFNVRYRDDKSYPYLAVTLDEEFPRLQVMRGAKRKGVRYFGPYSHAWAIRETLDLLLRVFPARTCSAGVFKQAGHVGRPCLLGDIGKCSAPCVGRVDAADHRAIVDDFCDFMAGRTDTMVRRLEREMRDASDALEFERAARLRDDVAALRKAMEKQTVVLGDGTDADVVAFAEDPLEAAVQVFHVRGGRVRGQRGWVVEKVEELTTADLVHHFCTQVYGPEQGETDVPRELLVPELPADAPALADWLSDRRGSRVTLRVPQRGDKRALMETVGRNAGEALTRHKLRRASDLTTRGQALEEIAEALGLATAPLRIECFDVSQIQGTDVVASLVVFEDGLPRKAEYRRFAVRGATDDLSAMSEVLRRRFARHRPTASPAETAEPPVPVAQEPPPAVDPQTGRPRRFAYPPQLIVVDGGAPQVQAAATVLAELGVDDVALCGLAKRLEEVWLPADDYPVILPRTSEGLYLLQRIRDEAHRFAISYHRQRRSKRMIASGLDEVPGLGDVRRKALLKHFGSVRRLAAATVEEITEVPGIGRRTAETIIAQLAGSSDTDQDRP
- the rapZ gene encoding RNase adapter RapZ, with product MHDGEPAEHTAEQDEARLVVVTGVSGGGRSTVARALENVGYYVVDNLPQALLLDMAELAMRAGGAARRTAMVLDVRSRAFSTDLVGAIRALKERGYQPRVVFVDAAGDVLIRRFESVRRSHPLQGDGRLADGIAAERELLAEARDQADVIIDTSHLNENQLRRRVEELFGGEDARRLRVTVLSFGFKYGLPPDADFVIDARFLPNPYWVPELREYTGREPSVSGYVLGQTGADDFVRNYAELISATTSGFEREGKRYLTVAVGCTGGKHRSVAIAEELAVRLRQARLSVNAQHRDLGRE
- a CDS encoding Rieske (2Fe-2S) protein; translation: MTEHQTTTDANPTSRRALLIGVGGVGATVALAACGTGNDDDLGSGGTNAPAGNDQSTGSDGGSSDGGGETGSGGEGLTTSQVPVGGGIILADQGVVVTQPAAGEFKAFSNVCTHQGCPVANLDGGTINCTCHFSSFSIEDGSVLSGPAPSPLEEKAVSVDGEAITVA
- a CDS encoding gluconeogenesis factor YvcK family protein, whose product is MSALRVVAFGGGHGLAASLRGLRHAGADLELDLTAVVTVGDDGGSSGRLRADRGALPPGDLRQALAALAGPEPADQLTAELFQHRFVPVPGEAPPGDRPDPLTGHAVGNLVLCGLMELLGDPVVALDHVGALLGATGRVLPMSCEPVSIEADVRGGDPRRPREVATISGQHAVAVTRGRVESVRLLPKTPGACRPAVEAVRRADWLIFGPGSWYTSVIPHLLVPDLAAAIVASPARRLVTLNLAAEKETLGLSVADHLAALSWYLPELRVDTVLADGKAVGDPDPVARAAESLGARLTLAPLAVVDGSPRHDPVALGAALVPVLGSAR
- the uvrA gene encoding excinuclease ABC subunit UvrA — translated: MADRLIIRGAREHNLRDVSLDLPRDALIVFTGLSGSGKSSLAFDTIFAEGQRRYVESLSSYARQFLGQMDKPDVDFIEGLSPAVSIDQKSTSRNPRSTVGTITEVYDYLRLLFARVGEPHCPVCGERISRQTPQQIVDRVLAMPAGTRFMVLAPVVRGRKGEYVDLFADLQAKGYARARVDGVVHPLTEPPKLKKQEKHTIEVVVDRLTVKDGARRRLTDSVESALGLAGGIVLLDFVDLAEDDPGRERRYSEHLACPNDHPLAIEDLEPRVFSFNAPYGACPECVGLGTKKEVDAELVVPDIERTLRDGAIQPWSGGQTQEYFLRLLAALGEAEHFDLDTPWRKLPSRAQKTVLYGSDDQVHVRYRNKYGRERSYYTGFEGVIQWIERRHTDTESEWSRDKYEGYMRDVPCGSCGGARLKPEVLAVTVADRNIAEVTALSVGDCADLLAGLVLTDRQKLIAERVLKEINARLRFLVDVGLDYLSLDRPAGTLSGGEAQRIRLATQIGSGLVGVLYVLDEPSIGLHQRDNHRLIETLVRLRGLGNTLIVVEHDEDTIRTADWIVDIGPGAGEHGGRIVHSGSVQELLASEESLTGAYLSGRRVIPVPASRRPLTAGRELVVHGAREHNLRNLTVPVPLGQLVAVTGVSGSGKSTLVNDILYTVLANQINNARLVPGRHNRISGLEQVDKVVGVDQSPIGRTPRSNPATYTGVFDHVRRLFAETTEAKVRGYGPGRFSFNVKGGRCESCSGDGTIKIEMNFLPDVYVPCEVCKGARYNRETLEVHYKGRTIAEILQMPIEEAADFFEAIPAIHRHLKTLVDVGLGYVRLGQPAPTLSGGEAQRVKLASELQKRSTGRTIYVLDEPTTGLHFEDIRKLLTVLSGLVDKGNTVVVIEHNLDVIKTADWLIDMGPEGGHRGGTVVATGTPEEVAEVAESHTGQFLRGVLGLTGAPAGAPAATSRAAKANGTPAKSAGKSAGAPARTSKATAGTPRAPRKAAVPSRH